From the Plodia interpunctella isolate USDA-ARS_2022_Savannah chromosome 5, ilPloInte3.2, whole genome shotgun sequence genome, one window contains:
- the LOC128669996 gene encoding zinc finger CCCH-type with G patch domain-containing protein: protein MEELNTSLLQYKDQLKMVTEALQRVEDNPERESLLELQSELQQLIQLTQESLDATSMKISNVNTTSMGTNSTNGDKSELDDEYALFMQEMTKSGAYESGNHEKPGCSKSDNHTQSSQDDDSDIEDELATLLGMKCAVYHTHKWGGQPSLHNAMVSAVVPRQDDDQFKDLQVRVLFTHPTHTEMLPCPFYLDGECKFDDEKCRYSHGAIVPLSNLKEATDPNFDSIKIGSRILLKLKPPDDEDISLTKRTTEMYHLWHRAIVKHVDFEKRICVAKLEHGAKSGDKRKSSSDELHVSFEELFPLTTEGEQDSDSDDSISDTEYPESKTMRSEEFDASALLVERSLEINGPTMGEWERHTRGIGSKLMLAMGYVPGRGLGAAGAGRVLPVEARRVPAGASLDRCMALADRAQEQDPLKVEQKLKRLQKKEEERNKRAYEREKEKEKRNVFNFLNRTLGDRENEDTSISPTVGIKQSTSKDLNIEQFKITEDTRRLEKEILKLNASLVRHAAGSNGHRNINLQILEKNKELSALRNKEHLISKEQRNRKDKQKMTVF from the exons GGATGCTACAAGTATGAAAATATCTAATGTAAATACAACTTCAATGGGAACTAATTCTACAAATGGAGATAAAAGTGAATTAGATGATGAATATGCTTTATTCATG CAAGAAATGACAAAGTCTGGAGCATATGAGTCTGGAAATCATGAGAAACCAGGATGTTCTAAAAGTGACAACCACACTCAAAGCAGTCAAGATGATGATAGTGATATTGAG GATGAGCTAGCTACATTATTGGGTATGAAGTGTGCGGTCTACCACACTCACAAGTGGGGTGGCCAGCCGAGCTTGCACAATGCAATGGTTAGTGCTGTAGTGCCACGCCAGGATGATGATCAGTTCAAAGATCTTCAG GTACGGGTGCTTTTTACTCACCCTACCCATACAGAGATGCTGCCCTGTCCCTTCTATCTGGATGGTGAATGCAAATTTGATGATGAAAAATGTAG gtattcACATGGTGCTATTGTACCATTATCAAATCTAAAAGAAGCTACAGATCCCAATTTTGATAGTATTAAAATTGGTAGTAGAATTCTTCTGAAATTAAAACCACCAGATGATGAA gataTAAGTTTAACTAAAAGGACCACAGAAATGTACCATTTATGGCATAGAGCTATAGTAAAACACGTCGACTTTGAGAAACGGATCTGTGTAGCAAAGTTAGAACATGGAGCCAAGTCAGGAGACAAAAGGAAGTCCTCTTCAGATGAGCTCCATGTCAGCTTCGAAGAATTGTTTCCTCTAACCA CGGAAGGTGAGCAAGACTCGGACAGCGATGACAGTATCAGCGACACAGAGTATCCCGAGAGTAAAACAATGCGCTCGGAGGAGTTCGACGCAAGTGCACTTCTGGTAGAGAGGAGTCTGGAGATCAACGGCCCGACCATGGGCGAGTGGGAGCGACACACCAGA GGTATCGGGTCGAAGCTGATGCTGGCGATGGGCTACGTGCCGGGGCGGGGGCTGGGCGCGGCAGGCGCGGGCCGCGTGCTGCCGGTGGAGGCGCGCCGCGTGCCCGCCGGCGCCAGCCTCGACCGCTGCATGGCTCTCGCCGATCGGGCCCAGGAGCAAGATCCGCTCAAG GTTGAGCAAAAACTGAAACGACTACAAAAGAAAGAAGAGGAGCGAAATAAAAGAGCTTACGAGCGcgaaaaagagaaagaaaaaagaaatgtctTTAATTTTCTCAATAGGACCCTGGGAGACAGAGAAAACGAAGACACTTCTATCTCGCCTACAGTAGGCATTAAACAATCAACTAGCAAAGACCTAAATAtagaacaatttaaaataacagaaGACACCAGAAGGTTGGAAAAGGAAATACTGAAGCTAAACGCCTCACTAGTACGACACGCCGCTGGCTCTAATGGCCACAGAAACATTAATTTGCAAATTCTAGAGAAAAACAAGGAGCTTAGTGCTCTTAGAAATAAAGAACACCTTATATCCAAAGAACAGAGAAATAGAAAAGATAAACAAAAGATGACAGTTTTTTAA